The proteins below are encoded in one region of Helianthus annuus cultivar XRQ/B chromosome 2, HanXRQr2.0-SUNRISE, whole genome shotgun sequence:
- the LOC110920584 gene encoding bet1-like protein At4g14600, whose protein sequence is MASSSNRGGGFYGAAPYRSREGLSTRQGAGSDEIQLRIDPMHADLDDEIGGLRKQVRQLKNVASEIESEAKFQNEFINQLQMTLIKAQAGVKNNMRKLNKSIIQSGSSHVLHVVLFALFCLFLVYMWSKFSRR, encoded by the exons ATGGCGTCCAGTTCTAACAGAGGTGGTGGCTTCTATGGTGCTGCTCCATATAGATCAAG AGAAGGGCTTAGCACCAGACAAGGGGCTGGTTCTGATGAAATCCAACTACGCATTGATCCAATGCATGCTGACCTGGATGATGAGATCGGTGGCCTCCGAAAGCAAGTTAGACAGCTAAAGAAT GTAGCCTCTGAGATCGAGTCAGAAGCTAAATTTCAGAATGAGTTTATCAATCAGCTG CAAATGACACTTATAAAAGCTCAAGCAGGAGTGAAGAACAACATGAGGAAATTAAACAAGAGTATTATACAGTCTGGTTCAAGCCATGTTTTGCATGTTGTACTCTTTGCCCTTTTTTGTCTCTTTTTGGTTTACATGTGGTCCAAGTTTTCGAGAAGATGA